From the genome of Pseudomonas bubulae:
ACCCGGATGATTTCGCGCAGGCCCACACCCAGAGGTTGATCCGCCGCCAGCAAGGTCGGCGGCGTGGTGTGATCCAGGGTCCAGGCAAACCGCTGGCGACGACAATTGGCATCGCTCTTGTTCATGGGCTGCCCCAATGGCCAGCAAATCGCTGCCACCCCAACACTGTCCGGCACCGCCTGTACTGGCGCGACAATGCCACGCTGGTTGTCGCGGTTGCTCAATACGTCGTGGACTTGCAGCATCAAGGGAGCCGCCGACGCCAGGCCGAACTGCCCCGGCACGGGGGTTCCATCCGGGCGACCGATCCACACACCGATCAGGTAACGCGGCCCAACACCGATCGCCAGCGCATCGCGAAAGCCATAACTGGTACCGGTCTTCCAGGCCAGTTGCGGGCGCAGCACCAGGTCGGCATGGGGGTCGCGGTCAGGGCGCGCCTGCCCGCTGAGGATGCGCCGTATCACCCATGCCGCCCCCGGCGACAGCATGCGCCGCTCGCGCAGTTCGTCGTCGGGTTGCAGCCGCAGGTTGGCGCTGCGCCCTTCACGTGCCAGGGCGCTGTAACCGCTGACCAGATCTTCCAGACGGCTGCCGGCGCCGCCCAGAATCAGCGCCAGATTGGGCTCGGCCAGTGCTGGCAAACTCAAGGGCACGCCACCGTTGCGCATATCGGCGGCAAAACGCTTGGGCCCATAGGCTTCAAGCAGTTGTACAGCGGGCAAGTTGAGCGAAGTGACCAGCGCGGCACTGGCCGATACCGGCCCGCTGAAACCCATGGAGAAGTTGCCCGGACGATAGTCGCCATAACGCCGCGGCACATCCTGCAGCAGCGATTCAGAGTGAATCAGCCCAGCATCCATGGCCATGCCGTACAAAAACGGCTTGAGGGTCGAGCCCGGCGAGCGCATGGCGGTGATCATGTCGACATGGCCAAAGCGGCGTGCATCGTTGATGTCCACCGACCCCAGATAGGCGCGTACGGCCATGTTTTCGGTTTCGACCACCACAATGGCCGCCGAGGTGTGATCGGGCAAACGGGCGCGCCAGCCCAGCAGCAAGTCTTCGAGGCGACGCTGCAAACTGGCGTCGATCATGGTACGGATCAGTGGCGGGCTGCCGGGGCGGTTAAGGCGTCGCGCCAGCAAGGGTGCAAGGCTCGGTTCAAGGCGCGGTGCCAGCAGCAGCGGCTCCTCCAGAGCTTCATCCACCGCCGGCTGTGGCCACACCTGATATTCGGCCAGGCGACGCAGCACCTTGTCCCGAGCCACTTGTGCGCGTTGCGGGTGACGGTCGGGGCGCAAGCGGCTCGGCGCTTGTGGCAACACGGCGAGCAGGGCTGCCTCTGACCGGGTGAGCTGTTGCGGCGCTTTGCCCAGATAGGCCCAACTGGCCGCAGCAACACCCTGCAGGGTACCGCCAAATGGCGCGCGATTGAGGTACAGCTCAAGAATCTGCGGCTTGCTCAGATGCCATTCCAGCTGAGCGGTGCGCCATAGCTGACGCAATTTGCCAGGCAACGTCCGCTCATGGGGATCGAGCAGGCGTGCAACCTGCATCGACAACGTGCTACCGCCTGATAACACCCGCCCGCCGCTAAGGTTTTGCCAGGCCGCACGGCCCAGCGCCAGCGGGTTGACCCCGGGGTGTTGAAAGAACCAGCGGTCCTCGTAGGTCAGCAAGGCATCCAGGTACAGCGGCGACACGTCTTCGACATGCACCGGGTAGCGCCACACACCGTTGGCATCGGCAAAGCGCCACAGTGGCGTGCCGTCTTCGGCCAGGACAACGCGGGCCTGGTCATCCTTGGGCAACGGCAGCGGCCAGATCCTGTCAGCCAGCCACAGCAACGTACACAGCGCCAGCAGGCCGCCAGCCGTCCAACCCAGTAATTTTTTGATCCCTGGCCCCACTCAAACTCACTCGCTACGCAACTTGCACCATGAATGGATGCCTAATGTGTATATCTGGCACAGTGGCCACCTTACTCATCGGAACCTGACCATGCACGTCGAAAGTTTTATTGGAAATCTTGGCCTGTGGCTGGGCACGCTGGTGCGTTTTATCGTCGAGACCCTGAACGGCCTGTTCGGCACCATCACTGAGGCAGGCAGCAACTTTGTCGACGGCATGGCCCGGGCGTTGGGCATGGACACCTCGATCATAAGCATTGCGGTGTTGATCATCGGCCTGTTGTTTTTGTACAACGCCGTGCGCGCCTTTATCCGCGCCTCGATCATCGGCGGTGTGATCTGGCTGGTGCTGGGGCTGTGGCTCTTGAGCTGGATCATCAGTTGAGCTCTTACTCCTGTGGGAGCGATGCGCCAAACCTGTAGCCGCTTTAGCCGCTTTAGCCGCTGTGGCGGTTTAAGCGGTACATCGGGTACATATCCAGCATCTGCGGTTAACTGAAGTATCGGTTTCGCCCTTACGGCGAGTCCCTTTTTGAAGGACCAAAAAGGAACCAAAAAGTCCTCGCCCTACCATACGGCCGACTCGCCAAGGCTCGCCGGTTCCCTCTCTCCGGCACTGTTATGGGGGCACGCCGCGACGGGCCATCCATGGCCCATCGCGGCTGGCGCGGCGTCCTGCCGCGCCACCCCCATAACAGCACCTGCGTTCGGCCTTCTGTGAGGGGCATTCGCGTCGCCTGCACAATCGAGTGGCAACAACAAAAGCAAAAGCAAAAGCAAAAGCAAAAAATTTAACCAACACCAACTCTTGTGGGAGCGGGCCTGCCCGCGATGCCAGCACTTTGTTCCTCCAGATAGAACGAGGTGCCTGCATCGCGGGCAAGCCCGGCTCCCACAGGGAAATATGTCGGTCGCAGATCCTGTATTCAAACAGGCCGGCCGGTCGGCCGCCTCGACGGCTGTTGATCTACCCGCCCCATCGGGAGGCCGAGTGGAGGTTCTGCGCAGTGGGCCTCCCGGCATGGATGCCGGGAGAGCCGCGATGGGCCAAGGATGGCCCGTGGCGGCGTGCCCACGGAGCGGGACCGGAGCGAGGGAACCTGAGCGCAGCGAAGGCCGGACGCCAGGGGCAAGCCTTTTTGGTTACTTTTTCGGCGTCTGGAAAAAGTGACTCGCCGTAAGGGCGAAACCAATATCCCGTTTAAACGCGAATGCCGGATATGTACCCGGTGTACCTGCTAAACCCTACCGCGGCCACAGACCTAACGCCCCTTGATCACCATCTCCCCCACCGCATCCCCCACGGCCTGCCAGTTGGGCCGGTACATCGACTCCACTTGCGGCGGCGGTACCCGGTAGGTACCCGGAGTCACTGCACGGGCCAGGTACAGCAGGTGCGTGGTCCCGTAGCCATCCAGTTTGACTGCCGCCACATAACGATCATCCCGATACTCCTGATGCTGCACGCTGGCGTTCTGCATCGACTCGCGCCATTGCTTCACTTGAGTACTGGCGTTTTCAAGGCTGGCCGCGCTCTGCCCCAGGTTCTGGTTTTCCAGCTCCAGGCCTGCCGGCAGCAAATCCACCACCAGCGCATCAGGCACTTGCTGCTTGGCCGTCACGGCCAGATGCACCAGCACCAGATCACCACTTTTCAGCGCCTTGAGATCCAGCGGCTCACCGTTCATACCCAGGTAGTCGCGGCGAATGCTCATGTTTTCGCCGCCCGCCGCCGGGGCGTGCTGTGGATAACCCGAAATCGTCAGCTGTTGATAAATCGGCGCGCTGCCTGCGTTACGCAGGCTCAGGGGCGAGGCTAGCAGCGGCCCGTCGAGCTTGAGCCCTGAGCGGGCGTTGTTCAGCTCGCGGGTCTGATCGCCACTGGTGAGTTGCGCACTCCAGCTGGCCTCAGGCTTGCCCAGCAAATCGCGACC
Proteins encoded in this window:
- the pbpC gene encoding peptidoglycan glycosyltransferase PbpC (penicillin-binding protein 1C) is translated as MGPGIKKLLGWTAGGLLALCTLLWLADRIWPLPLPKDDQARVVLAEDGTPLWRFADANGVWRYPVHVEDVSPLYLDALLTYEDRWFFQHPGVNPLALGRAAWQNLSGGRVLSGGSTLSMQVARLLDPHERTLPGKLRQLWRTAQLEWHLSKPQILELYLNRAPFGGTLQGVAAASWAYLGKAPQQLTRSEAALLAVLPQAPSRLRPDRHPQRAQVARDKVLRRLAEYQVWPQPAVDEALEEPLLLAPRLEPSLAPLLARRLNRPGSPPLIRTMIDASLQRRLEDLLLGWRARLPDHTSAAIVVVETENMAVRAYLGSVDINDARRFGHVDMITAMRSPGSTLKPFLYGMAMDAGLIHSESLLQDVPRRYGDYRPGNFSMGFSGPVSASAALVTSLNLPAVQLLEAYGPKRFAADMRNGGVPLSLPALAEPNLALILGGAGSRLEDLVSGYSALAREGRSANLRLQPDDELRERRMLSPGAAWVIRRILSGQARPDRDPHADLVLRPQLAWKTGTSYGFRDALAIGVGPRYLIGVWIGRPDGTPVPGQFGLASAAPLMLQVHDVLSNRDNQRGIVAPVQAVPDSVGVAAICWPLGQPMNKSDANCRRQRFAWTLDHTTPPTLLAADQPLGVGLREIIRVNPQGLRVGPQCADGQQHEVALWPAPLEPWLPRVERREARLPEASTQCPPPALSALTPLSIVGVRDGDRLRRPAASQAILRLALSALGGEGRRWWFINGAPLGDSAQPEVFNTSLELPGRYELSVLDESGQTARVEFSVVE